A window of Deltaproteobacteria bacterium genomic DNA:
CGATCCGGTCGACCTGGTCGTCACGCCGCGGGCGCTCGCCATGGTCTTCGTCATGCCGCTTCTCGCCGCCCTGTTCATCGTGTTCGGCCTCTTCGGGGCGTACGCGCACCGTCTCGCGGAGGAGCTTCGCCACGAGCCGGGGACGTTCCGGCACGTGACCTACCGGATCGATCCGAAACGATTCCGGAGTCGCGAGCTCCTTTACCTCGAACCTTGAGGCGCGGCAGGGTGGCGGTCCGCGGCTTCCGCGGAGCACGTTCTTCGCGGTGCTCGTCAACGGCCTCACGACCGTGGCCGGTTTCGGAAGCCTCATGATCGCCGCCCACCGTGGCATCTTTCGGGCTCGGGCTCTTGCTGACGCTCGGCATGATCGCGACGCTCGGCGCCTCGCTGATCGTGCTTCCGGTCCTGCTGCACTGGACCGAACGCCGCGCCACGACGGAGGTGCTCGTCATCGAGCCGCCGCCGCTGAAGCGGGCGGCCGCGTAGCCGTTTACTTCTCTTCGGCCAGCTTCGTCTCGATCCGCTGCACGAGCGCGTCATACGACGACGCCCGGATCGTCTTGTCGAACTGCGCGCGAAAGTTCCCGGCGAGGCTCACGCCGTCGACGACGACGTCGGAGATCTTCCAGACGCCGCCATCCGCACTGAGGCGGTAGTCAACCGGGAACTCGTCGCCGCCCTTGCGGTGGAGCGCGGTCTTCACGACCGCGCGCTCCGCGTCGACCGACTCCGTGCCGTAGGTCGTCGTGCTGCCGCCCAGGAAGCGCAGCACGAGGCGGTCGTACGAGCGCTCGAAGAGCTGCGCGAAGAGGCCGACGAACCGGTCCCGCTGCTCGGGCGTGAGACTCGCCCAGTGCGATCCGAGGGACTCCCGCGCCATTGCCCGGAAGTCGAACCACTCGTGTATGACCTTCGCGACCCGCTCGCTGCGGTCGCGCTCCTTGCTCGATCCTTGGAGGTGAGGGTCGTCCAGCACCGCCGACACGGCGTCGAGCGTCTGGCGGACACATTGCTGCGGCGCTCCCGCGACCGCAGGCGCGGCGGCGACTGCGACGAGCAGGGCGATACAGAGCGTCGATCTCACAGCTGAACGGTTCGTGCGTGAGCCCATAGCTGAGGACGTCATGGGAATCAACAACCGCTTCATGTGACGCAAGGCGCGGCCAGCCGCTCCAAGTGGCGACCGAACGGCCACCGTGCTGACAGGGTATCCGACCTGTTAGAAATTCCGCGGTTGCGGTGATTTTGAGTCCGCGACGTCTGCCAGTTCCGCCATCCCGGCGCGGTGGGCAACCCTTAGCACCTTACGCTCCGTCGCTCACCCGGCCAGGCCGGCCGATCACGCCGATCGCGACCACCCGAGCGGCCTCGCATTGATCCAATGTTTATGAATTCAATATACTACGGATTCGTGGTAGTGTGCTGCGCACGTACGCGATCGGCTTCACGGCGATCATCGCACGGCGCATAGCACGGGCTCTCGGCGCGGACCACAGCGTGCCGCGAGCCGCAGCGGCTACTTGCAGACGAGGGTGCGGCCGTGAGACCGGAAGGCGCACGCGGGAGCGGGGGCCGCGCTGAAC
This region includes:
- a CDS encoding ABC transporter permease, which encodes DPVDLVVTPRALAMVFVMPLLAALFIVFGLFGAYAHRLAEELRHEPGTFRHVTYRIDPKRFRSRELLYLEP
- a CDS encoding ABC transporter substrate-binding protein, coding for MKRLLIPMTSSAMGSRTNRSAVRSTLCIALLVAVAAAPAVAGAPQQCVRQTLDAVSAVLDDPHLQGSSKERDRSERVAKVIHEWFDFRAMARESLGSHWASLTPEQRDRFVGLFAQLFERSYDRLVLRFLGGSTTTYGTESVDAERAVVKTALHRKGGDEFPVDYRLSADGGVWKISDVVVDGVSLAGNFRAQFDKTIRASSYDALVQRIETKLAEEK